In one window of Maribacter sp. BPC-D8 DNA:
- the fumC gene encoding class II fumarate hydratase has translation MKFRIEKDTMGNVEVPKDKYWGAQTERSRNNFKIGPIASMPLDIVYGFAYLKKSAAYANCELGVLAAEKRDLIAQVCEEILEGKLDDQFPLVIWQTGSGTQSNMNVNEVVANRAHEIAGKVIGEGEKTIQPNDDVNKSQSSNDTFPTGMHIAAYKKIVEVTIPGVTQLRDTLQKKVIEFKNVVKIGRTHLMDATPLTLGQEFSGYVSQLDHGLKALNNTLAHLSELALGGTAVGTGLNTPEGYDVLVAKYIAEFTGLPFITAENKFEALAAHDAIVESHGALKQLAVSLNKIANDIRMMASGPRSGIGEIIIPANEPGSSIMPGKVNPTQCEALTMVCAQVMGNDVAISVGGTQGHYELNVFKPMMAANILQSAQLIGDACASFEEHCAAGIEPNHEVIKQLLNNSLMLVTALNTKIGYYKAAEIANTAHKNGTTLKVEAINLGYVSAEDYDEWVKPENMVGSLKD, from the coding sequence ATGAAATTTAGAATCGAGAAAGATACTATGGGTAATGTCGAAGTTCCCAAAGACAAATATTGGGGAGCGCAAACGGAACGTTCTCGTAACAATTTTAAAATAGGTCCAATAGCCTCAATGCCATTAGACATTGTTTATGGTTTTGCCTATTTGAAGAAATCTGCAGCTTATGCTAACTGTGAGCTTGGTGTTTTAGCAGCGGAGAAAAGAGATTTAATTGCACAGGTTTGCGAAGAGATTTTAGAAGGCAAACTAGATGACCAGTTTCCTCTAGTAATTTGGCAAACAGGTTCTGGTACTCAAAGTAACATGAACGTTAATGAAGTTGTTGCAAACAGAGCACATGAAATTGCCGGTAAAGTAATCGGTGAAGGCGAGAAAACAATTCAGCCGAATGATGATGTAAACAAATCGCAATCATCAAATGACACCTTCCCTACAGGTATGCATATTGCAGCTTACAAAAAAATTGTAGAAGTGACCATACCAGGTGTTACTCAGTTACGAGATACTCTTCAAAAAAAGGTAATTGAATTTAAAAATGTAGTTAAGATAGGTCGTACGCATTTAATGGATGCTACTCCCCTAACCTTAGGTCAAGAATTTTCTGGTTACGTATCTCAATTAGACCACGGTCTAAAAGCGTTGAACAATACACTGGCGCATTTAAGTGAATTAGCACTTGGAGGAACTGCGGTAGGTACTGGATTAAATACGCCAGAAGGATATGATGTTTTAGTAGCAAAGTATATTGCAGAATTTACAGGTTTACCTTTTATTACTGCAGAAAATAAGTTCGAAGCACTTGCTGCACATGATGCAATTGTTGAAAGTCACGGTGCATTAAAGCAATTGGCGGTTTCTTTAAATAAGATAGCGAATGATATTAGAATGATGGCATCAGGACCACGTTCAGGTATCGGTGAAATCATTATTCCTGCAAATGAGCCAGGTAGTTCGATTATGCCAGGAAAAGTAAATCCTACGCAATGTGAGGCTCTTACTATGGTATGTGCACAAGTTATGGGTAACGATGTTGCCATTAGCGTTGGTGGTACACAAGGGCACTACGAACTAAATGTATTTAAACCAATGATGGCTGCCAATATTTTACAATCGGCACAGTTAATTGGTGATGCTTGTGCAAGCTTTGAAGAGCACTGTGCAGCTGGCATTGAACCAAATCATGAAGTAATCAAGCAATTATTGAACAACTCATTGATGTTGGTTACCGCTTTAAATACTAAAATAGGATATTACAAAGCTGCAGAAATCGCAAACACTGCACATAAGAATGGTACAACCTTAAAAGTAGAAGCAATCAACTTAGGTTATGTTTCTGCAGAAGATTATGACGAATGGGTAAAACCAGAAAATATGGTTGGTAGTTTAAAAGACTAA
- a CDS encoding GNAT family N-acetyltransferase, producing the protein MLTIVPYEPKYTQKFKDLNIAWITEYFKVEAKDKELLEHSQSTIIDKGGFIFMGLWNNEPVGCFALIKKTDNRFELGKMAVDKTHHGLQIGQKMLTHAINFSKNKN; encoded by the coding sequence ATGCTTACCATTGTACCTTACGAGCCTAAATATACTCAAAAGTTTAAAGACTTGAATATCGCTTGGATTACTGAGTATTTCAAGGTTGAAGCGAAAGATAAGGAGTTATTAGAACATAGTCAATCTACTATTATCGATAAAGGCGGATTTATCTTCATGGGATTATGGAATAATGAACCTGTAGGATGCTTTGCTTTGATAAAAAAGACCGATAATCGTTTTGAATTAGGTAAGATGGCGGTGGACAAAACGCATCACGGATTGCAGATAGGGCAAAAAATGCTAACCCATGCCATTAATTTTTCTAAAAATAAAAACTAG
- a CDS encoding MBL fold metallo-hydrolase: protein MRIKELLVLLFTVTIAFSCKEVKKSDTEIDSSAEIEENKSVTDIIKERKSDEIEIIPIEHATAVIEWNDVVIYIDPTGGAASFEGQKNPTLILITDIHGDHLSAETLDALDTSNTTFVVPQAVADELPKKYASQLEIMENGTSKKLAGITIEAIPMYNLRKEALKFHTKGRGNGYVLNIDNERIYFSGDTEDIPEMRSLKNIDKAFVCMNLPYTMTVESAASAVLDFKPKQVYPYHYRGKPDVSDVAKFKQLVDAGNQDIEVVQLDWYPNDEY, encoded by the coding sequence ATGAGAATAAAAGAATTGCTTGTTTTACTATTCACTGTAACTATAGCTTTTTCATGTAAAGAAGTTAAGAAATCAGATACCGAGATTGATTCTTCAGCAGAAATTGAGGAAAACAAATCAGTAACCGATATCATTAAAGAGCGTAAATCTGATGAAATTGAAATCATACCTATAGAACATGCAACCGCTGTCATCGAATGGAACGATGTAGTCATCTACATTGACCCTACAGGAGGAGCTGCTTCATTTGAAGGTCAAAAAAACCCTACTTTAATACTGATTACAGACATACACGGTGATCATTTAAGTGCTGAAACCTTAGATGCTTTAGACACTTCAAATACCACATTTGTAGTACCACAGGCTGTTGCCGATGAGTTACCTAAAAAGTATGCTTCGCAATTAGAAATTATGGAAAATGGTACTAGCAAAAAATTAGCCGGAATTACAATCGAAGCAATACCTATGTATAACCTACGAAAAGAAGCGCTTAAATTTCATACAAAAGGTCGTGGCAATGGTTATGTTCTAAACATTGATAATGAGCGAATCTATTTTTCTGGTGATACTGAAGACATTCCTGAAATGCGTTCGTTAAAAAATATTGACAAAGCTTTTGTATGTATGAATTTACCATACACCATGACGGTTGAAAGCGCTGCTTCTGCAGTATTAGATTTCAAACCAAAGCAGGTATACCCATACCACTATAGAGGTAAACCAGATGTAAGCGATGTTGCTAAATTCAAACAATTGGTAGATGCAGGTAATCAAGATATTGAAGTAGTACAATTAGATTGGTACCCTAATGACGAATATTAA
- the ettA gene encoding energy-dependent translational throttle protein EttA → MSDDKKVIFSMSGVTKTYKNANTPVLKNIYLSFFYGAKIGILGLNGSGKSTLLKIIAGVDKNFQGDVVFSPGYNVGYLEQEPELDENKTVLEIVKEGVAETVAILDEYNKINDMFGLPEVYENPDKMQKLMDQQAVLQDKIDAANAWELDTKLEIAMDALRTPEPDKKIAVLSGGERRRVALCRLLLQEPEILLLDEPTNHLDAESVHWLEHHLAQYKGTVIAVTHDRYFLDNVAGWILELDRGEGIPWKGNYSSWLDQKSKRMAQESKTASKRQKTLERELEWVRQGAKGRQTKQKARLNNYDKLMSQDQKQLDEKLEIYIPNGPRLGTNVIEAKGVSKAFDDKLLYEDLNFKLPQAGIVGIIGPNGAGKTTIFRMIMGEETPDKGEFETGETAKIAYVDQSHSNIDPEKTIWQNFSDEQEMVMMGGKQVNSRAYLSRFNFTGSEQNKKVNMLSGGERNRLHLAMTLKEEGNVLLLDEPTNDLDVNTLRALEEGLENFAGCAVVISHDRWFLDRICTHILAFEGDSQVYFFEGSFSDYEESKKKRLGGDLMPKRIKYKKLIR, encoded by the coding sequence ATGTCAGACGATAAGAAGGTAATCTTCTCCATGTCAGGAGTTACGAAAACCTATAAAAATGCGAATACCCCAGTTTTAAAGAACATATACCTAAGTTTTTTCTATGGTGCCAAGATCGGTATCTTAGGTTTAAACGGTTCTGGTAAGTCTACATTACTGAAAATCATTGCAGGAGTCGATAAAAACTTTCAAGGTGATGTTGTTTTCTCTCCTGGTTACAATGTCGGGTACTTAGAGCAAGAACCAGAATTGGATGAAAACAAAACCGTTTTAGAGATTGTAAAAGAAGGTGTAGCAGAAACTGTTGCTATTCTTGATGAGTACAATAAGATAAACGACATGTTCGGACTCCCAGAAGTTTATGAGAATCCTGACAAAATGCAGAAGTTGATGGATCAACAAGCTGTATTACAAGATAAAATTGATGCTGCCAATGCTTGGGAATTAGATACCAAGTTAGAAATTGCCATGGATGCTTTACGTACGCCAGAGCCGGATAAGAAGATTGCTGTACTATCAGGTGGTGAAAGAAGAAGGGTTGCTTTATGTAGATTATTGCTTCAAGAGCCTGAGATCTTATTATTAGATGAACCTACCAACCACTTAGATGCAGAATCTGTACATTGGTTAGAGCATCATTTAGCACAATATAAAGGAACTGTAATTGCCGTAACGCACGATAGATATTTCTTGGATAATGTTGCCGGATGGATTCTTGAATTGGATAGAGGAGAAGGTATTCCTTGGAAAGGAAACTACTCTTCTTGGTTAGATCAAAAATCGAAGCGTATGGCTCAAGAGAGTAAAACGGCTTCTAAAAGACAGAAAACTTTAGAGCGAGAGCTTGAATGGGTACGTCAAGGTGCAAAAGGAAGACAGACAAAACAGAAAGCTCGTCTTAATAATTACGATAAGTTAATGAGTCAAGATCAAAAACAGCTTGATGAAAAACTTGAAATTTATATTCCGAACGGACCTCGTTTGGGTACCAATGTAATTGAAGCAAAAGGAGTTAGTAAAGCTTTTGATGATAAATTACTCTACGAAGATTTGAACTTTAAATTACCACAAGCTGGTATTGTTGGTATTATTGGTCCGAATGGTGCTGGTAAGACCACTATTTTTAGAATGATCATGGGTGAAGAAACTCCCGATAAAGGTGAGTTTGAAACCGGTGAAACTGCCAAGATTGCTTATGTTGATCAGAGTCACTCTAATATCGATCCTGAAAAAACCATTTGGCAGAATTTCAGTGATGAGCAAGAGATGGTAATGATGGGCGGTAAGCAGGTGAACTCTCGTGCTTATTTAAGTAGATTTAATTTTACGGGTAGTGAGCAAAATAAAAAGGTTAATATGTTATCTGGTGGTGAGCGTAACCGTTTACACCTAGCAATGACATTAAAAGAAGAAGGAAACGTTCTTCTATTAGATGAGCCTACCAATGATTTAGATGTAAATACATTACGTGCCTTAGAAGAAGGTTTAGAAAACTTTGCAGGTTGTGCAGTAGTAATTTCGCATGATAGATGGTTCTTAGATCGTATTTGCACACATATTTTAGCCTTTGAGGGTGATTCTCAAGTATACTTCTTTGAAGGTTCTTTCTCTGATTATGAAGAGAGTAAAAAGAAACGTTTGGGCGGAGATCTAATGCCGAAACGAATCAAGTACAAGAAGCTGATTAGATAA
- a CDS encoding CAL67264 family membrane protein translates to MNKNTVLSWATFIMIFVGLALIALGAFRYDDVAGWGFASVGIGFFAIAWVFNALKGRV, encoded by the coding sequence ATGAACAAGAATACCGTGCTCTCTTGGGCAACTTTTATTATGATTTTTGTAGGTCTAGCTCTAATTGCATTAGGTGCTTTTCGCTATGATGATGTTGCAGGGTGGGGTTTTGCATCTGTAGGTATAGGCTTTTTTGCTATTGCTTGGGTGTTTAATGCACTTAAAGGTAGAGTATAA